The stretch of DNA GTATGCAATGGAGACCCTGGTCGTCGACCACCCGCTGGTCGCGCATAAGCTCACCACCCTGCGCGACCGGCGCACCGACTCCCCCACCTTCCGGCGGCTGACCGACGAGCTGGTCACCCTGCTCACCTACGAGGCCACCCGGGACGTCCGGGTCTCCGAGGTGACCGTGGACACCCCGCTGCAGCCGGCCACCGGCGTCCAGCTGACCAGGCCGACCCCGCTGGTGGTGCCGATCCTCCGGGCCGGCCTGGGCATGCTCGACGGGATGACCCGGCTGCTGCCCACCGCCGAGGTCGGCTTCCTCGGCATGGCGCGCGACGAGCGGACGCTGCAGCCCGCCACCTACGCCGACCGGCTCCCCCAGGACCTCTCCGGGCGTCAGTGCTACGTGCTCGACCCGATGCTGGCCACCGGCGGCACCCTGGCGGCCGCCCTCAAGCTGCTGGTCGACCGGGGTGCCGACCACGTCACGGCGATCTGCTTGCTGGCCGCCCCCGAAGGGCTGCGCGCGGTGGAGCAGCGGCTGACCGAAACCCTGGGCGAGGGGCACGGCGCGACCCTGCGGGTGGTCACCGCCGCGGTGGACGAGAAGCTGAACGAGCAGGGATTCATCGTCCCCGGCCTGGGCGACGCCGGGGACCGGCTCTACGGGACCGTCTGACCGGCCCCACCCGCCCCATGCGTCCGTCCCGACACGGGATGGACGCATTTTTGTATATGTGCCGACTCCAGTGAATGAACGACCGAAAACGGGGCAGAAGGCCACTGATCGACGGGTTCGCCCTGGTAACCGCCGACACAACCGGACGCGGTGGGACTTTGAACAGCCGAATTGGTTCTGATACGAAGATGTGACACTTCGGAGTGATCATGGTCCCGGCCCCGAACCACCGATCATGTCCAACCGAATTTCCGCACCCGCCCGGGGTCCCCCGTCCCGGATCGCGAAAGCGGAGATCGCCGCGGAGCGCACCCGACCACCCCGCCCGCCGAGGAGTGAGATGCCCGAGCAGACCGAAACCGCACCCCTCGACCTCGACCCCCTCGCCGAGCGCCTCGGCTCCGAGTTCGCCGGCGTGCACGACGGCGCCACCGTCCGCAGATGCCTGGGCGCGGCGCGCCAGGGCGCCCTGGAGGTGACCGGCCGCGCAGCCCCCGACCTGGTGGAGCGGATCGCCCGCCAGCACCTGCGCGTCCTGGAGATGGCGCTGACCGAGCGCGGCTGACCCCGCCCCGCCGCCCACCCCACCGACATCAGGAGTGACAAGGGACACACCGGAAAACCGGGGACGCCACGCCGAAGGCGGGCATCTGGCTTTACGCACACGACCGACGGTGTAACAATCAGCTTGGGTCGGTGGGTCAGCTTGCTTTGTTGGGGAGTCGGCTATGGCGAAGTTGAAAAAATGGCTGGGGTATGCCCTCATCGCCTTCGTTGCCTTTTATCTGCTCACTCAGCCTGAAAGCGCGGCGGGAGTCATCCACACCGGGCTCGGCGGACTGATGTCCGCGGCCGAGTCGCTGTCGCGCTTCGTGAACGCTCTCGGCGCTTAGGGGTCCCCGCGGCCATGAAGCTCGTAGCATCGTCCAACCGGGCTCCCGCATCCGTCAACCGCTACCTTCTCCCGCACGAGCAGGACGTCGTCACCATCCGCCGGCACCCCGCGGTGCTGATGGGCCCGGTGGCGCTCGTGCTCGGTGCGCTGATCGTGGCGGGCATCCTGAGCAACACCGCACTGGCCGCCACTCCGGCGGCGCTCGCCGTCATCTGGTGGGTGTGGCTGCTCGTGCTGGTGTGGTTCGTCTGGAAGGTCGCGGAGTGGTCGGTGGACTACTTCGTCATCACCTCGGCGCGGCTGCTGCTCACCACGGGGCTGATCACCCGGCAGGTGAACATGATGCCGCTCGGCAAGGTGACCGACATGCGCTTCGAGCGTTCGATCCTCGGCCGCTTCCTCGGCTACGGAACCTTCGTCATGGAGTCCGCCGGCCAGGACCAGGCACTGAGCAGGATCAGCTTCGTGCCCTACCCCGAGCAGCTCTACCTTGAGGTCGTCGGACTGATCTTCCCCGACAAGGGGTAAGCAGCGGCCCGACCCCGGCCCGAGCGCCCGCCCACCGGCGGGCGCTTCTTCTTTCGCCCGCCCGGGCCGCCCGGTTCACCGGACTCGCCCCCATTTGTTCATCTTCTGTTCACTTTCTCCACTCAACCCCGCACCGGAGACGGCGACTCCCCCTGCGCACGGCCGACGCCCGCAGCCGGCACTCGGCGATCCAAATTGACTCTTAGGTGAACGACGGGTTAACGTAGTCCATCTGATAGCTGAAGCAGGGGGTGAAGCCATGGCTCGCAAGCCGCCGACCCTGGCGTCTCAGAGCGGTCGCCCCACGGTCCGCCGCCGGACGCGGAGCACC from Nocardiopsis composta encodes:
- the upp gene encoding uracil phosphoribosyltransferase; protein product: METLVVDHPLVAHKLTTLRDRRTDSPTFRRLTDELVTLLTYEATRDVRVSEVTVDTPLQPATGVQLTRPTPLVVPILRAGLGMLDGMTRLLPTAEVGFLGMARDERTLQPATYADRLPQDLSGRQCYVLDPMLATGGTLAAALKLLVDRGADHVTAICLLAAPEGLRAVEQRLTETLGEGHGATLRVVTAAVDEKLNEQGFIVPGLGDAGDRLYGTV
- a CDS encoding PH domain-containing protein — encoded protein: MKLVASSNRAPASVNRYLLPHEQDVVTIRRHPAVLMGPVALVLGALIVAGILSNTALAATPAALAVIWWVWLLVLVWFVWKVAEWSVDYFVITSARLLLTTGLITRQVNMMPLGKVTDMRFERSILGRFLGYGTFVMESAGQDQALSRISFVPYPEQLYLEVVGLIFPDKG